In Pseudoduganella albidiflava, a single window of DNA contains:
- a CDS encoding ATP-binding protein, which yields MRDHEQSAQPVVPAHLGFLAAPGAMAGLIAAHDWSATPLGSLEAWPQSLRTTVSLMLNSSHPIWIGWGPEATFLYNDAYVDVLSRAKHPWALGLPAAQVWAEIWDFCGPLADKVFRQAEATFVANVQLYMNRGDYLEETWYSFSYSPIVDESGGVGGLFCPSTDVTASNLNTRRLATLSALAAAAGEDNVARACATAMATIGRNPLDMPFALLYLVDEVTGAAQLQQAAHLPPSGHAAPTAIGPGDAGTPWPIAEACATGSPVVVPAGAVAGLPAGVAGQPVTQAIVLPLAIPGRTAAAGVLIAGVNPARPLDAEYRTFYGLVAGQVAAALQNATAAEEQRRRADALAELDRAKTAFFSNVSHEFRTPLTLMLGPVEDALGDETAPLPAAQRHRLELARDNALRLQKLVNTLLDFSRVQAGRMQAAYAEVDLAALTCDLASGFRSIVESAGLALDVHCERLPAPAWVDTQMYEKIVLNLLSNAFKFTFEGRIAVALRQENGRAVLTVRDTGVGIAAHHLDKIFERFQRVEGARSRSHEGSGIGLALVRDLVDLHHGAITVTSEPGSGTCFTVTLPLGRAHLPDERLAGRADGTASSATLAAYTTEARRWLPRQDEDDEDDEQEAEEDRTLLAHGAHVLVADDNADMRGYLERLLRQRWRVTAVENGRAALEAARRERPDLVVSDVMMPELDGFGLIAALHGDDALHDVPVLLLSARAGEEARIEGLNAGADDYLVKPFSARELLTRIESQLIRYRIRQVERAHAERMAEVFMQAPAAIAILRGTTLVYELVNERYADLIGRRDVQGTPFRQALAEVPDQALFDELEHVLASGEPAVGQARRVWLQRQSGAEPEECFFDYVHQPIRNTAGQVDRVAIVAFDVTALVRARSDAEVANRAKDEFLAMLGHELRNPLSPILVALELMRLKGIGSLDREHAVIERQARHLVRLVDDLLDVARIAQGKFELRREQVELAALVTQAVETASPLLEERRHRLRLDVPPAGMVVDADAMRFVQVLSNLLTNAAKYTSDGGDIALEARRAGNEAVIRVTDNGIGISREMLPQLFDKFVQERQALDRSRGGLGLGLAIVKSIVMLHGGTVTASSAGAGRGSVFEVRMPLADAVIDLPAPLPVPGMAAIAAPAAEHLAAGRSRIMLVDDNPNVLDGLRAVLELRGHAVHAVSDPATALRLADSLAPDLAILDIGLPGMDGYELAAELRSRPHLRDTRLIALTAYGQQADHRRAVAAGFTAHLAKPVSPRELQALVEQEVRVS from the coding sequence TTGAGGGACCACGAGCAGTCGGCGCAACCCGTTGTGCCTGCCCACCTGGGCTTCCTTGCCGCCCCCGGCGCGATGGCGGGCCTGATCGCCGCCCATGACTGGTCGGCCACCCCGCTGGGCAGCCTGGAGGCATGGCCGCAGAGCCTGCGCACCACCGTGAGCCTGATGCTGAACTCGAGCCATCCGATCTGGATCGGCTGGGGTCCCGAAGCGACTTTCCTGTACAACGACGCCTACGTGGACGTGCTCAGCCGTGCCAAGCATCCGTGGGCGCTGGGCCTGCCGGCGGCACAGGTGTGGGCGGAGATCTGGGATTTCTGCGGACCGCTGGCCGACAAGGTGTTCCGCCAGGCCGAGGCCACCTTCGTCGCCAATGTGCAGCTGTACATGAACCGCGGCGATTACCTGGAAGAGACGTGGTATTCGTTTTCGTACAGCCCGATCGTCGATGAGTCGGGCGGCGTGGGCGGCCTGTTCTGCCCTTCCACGGATGTCACCGCCAGCAACCTGAACACGCGCCGGCTGGCCACGCTGTCGGCGCTGGCCGCCGCTGCCGGCGAGGACAACGTGGCGCGGGCCTGTGCGACGGCGATGGCGACCATCGGCCGCAATCCGCTCGACATGCCGTTCGCCCTGCTCTACCTCGTGGATGAGGTAACCGGTGCCGCGCAGCTCCAGCAGGCCGCCCACCTGCCACCGTCCGGCCACGCGGCGCCCACCGCCATCGGTCCCGGCGATGCCGGCACGCCCTGGCCCATTGCCGAGGCATGCGCCACCGGCAGCCCCGTGGTGGTGCCGGCCGGTGCCGTGGCGGGACTGCCGGCCGGCGTCGCCGGGCAGCCCGTCACGCAAGCGATCGTGCTGCCGCTGGCCATTCCGGGGCGCACGGCGGCCGCCGGCGTGCTGATTGCCGGCGTGAACCCGGCACGGCCGCTCGATGCCGAGTACCGCACGTTCTACGGCCTGGTGGCCGGCCAGGTCGCCGCGGCGCTGCAGAATGCCACCGCGGCCGAGGAACAGCGCCGGCGTGCCGATGCGCTGGCCGAACTGGACCGCGCCAAGACCGCGTTTTTCTCCAATGTGAGCCACGAATTCCGCACGCCGCTGACGCTGATGCTGGGGCCCGTGGAAGATGCGCTGGGCGACGAGACGGCGCCCTTGCCGGCGGCGCAGCGCCACCGGCTGGAACTGGCGCGCGACAATGCGCTGCGCCTGCAGAAGCTGGTCAACACGCTGCTCGATTTTTCGCGCGTGCAGGCCGGCCGCATGCAGGCGGCGTATGCCGAGGTGGATCTGGCGGCGCTGACGTGCGACCTGGCCAGCGGCTTCCGCTCGATCGTCGAAAGCGCCGGCCTGGCACTGGACGTGCACTGCGAGCGGCTGCCGGCGCCGGCCTGGGTGGATACGCAGATGTACGAAAAGATCGTGCTGAACCTGCTGTCGAACGCCTTCAAGTTCACCTTCGAGGGCCGCATCGCGGTCGCGCTGCGGCAGGAAAACGGCCGCGCCGTGCTGACCGTGCGGGACACCGGCGTGGGCATCGCGGCGCACCACCTGGACAAGATCTTCGAGCGCTTCCAGCGTGTCGAAGGGGCGCGCTCGCGTTCGCACGAGGGCTCCGGCATCGGCCTGGCGCTGGTGCGCGACCTGGTGGACCTGCATCACGGCGCGATCACCGTTACCAGCGAGCCCGGCAGCGGCACCTGCTTCACGGTGACGCTGCCGCTGGGCCGCGCGCACCTGCCGGACGAGCGCCTGGCGGGGCGCGCCGACGGCACCGCGTCTTCCGCCACGCTGGCAGCCTATACGACGGAAGCGCGGCGCTGGCTGCCGCGCCAGGACGAGGACGACGAGGACGACGAGCAGGAGGCGGAGGAAGATCGCACGCTGCTGGCGCATGGCGCCCACGTGCTGGTGGCGGACGACAACGCCGACATGCGCGGCTACCTGGAACGCCTGCTGCGCCAGCGCTGGCGCGTGACGGCGGTGGAGAACGGCCGCGCCGCGCTGGAGGCGGCCCGGCGCGAACGGCCCGACCTGGTCGTTTCCGACGTAATGATGCCGGAACTCGATGGCTTCGGCCTGATCGCCGCGCTGCACGGGGACGACGCGCTGCATGACGTGCCGGTATTGCTGCTGTCGGCGCGCGCCGGCGAGGAAGCGCGCATCGAAGGCTTGAATGCCGGCGCCGACGACTACCTCGTCAAGCCATTCTCGGCGCGCGAACTGCTCACGCGTATCGAATCCCAGCTGATCCGCTACCGCATCCGCCAGGTCGAGCGCGCGCATGCCGAGCGGATGGCCGAGGTGTTCATGCAGGCGCCGGCGGCGATCGCGATCCTGCGCGGCACCACCCTGGTGTACGAACTGGTGAACGAGCGCTACGCGGACCTGATCGGCCGGCGCGACGTGCAGGGCACGCCGTTCCGGCAGGCGCTGGCGGAAGTGCCGGACCAGGCGCTGTTCGATGAACTGGAGCACGTGCTGGCCAGCGGCGAGCCGGCGGTGGGCCAGGCCCGCCGTGTGTGGCTGCAGCGCCAGTCCGGCGCCGAACCGGAAGAATGCTTTTTCGACTACGTGCACCAGCCGATCCGCAACACGGCCGGACAGGTGGACCGCGTGGCCATCGTGGCGTTCGACGTGACGGCGCTGGTGCGCGCGCGCAGCGATGCCGAGGTGGCGAACCGCGCCAAGGACGAGTTCCTGGCGATGCTGGGCCATGAGTTGCGCAACCCGCTGTCGCCGATCCTGGTGGCGCTGGAACTGATGCGGCTGAAAGGCATCGGCTCGCTCGACAGGGAACACGCGGTGATCGAGCGGCAGGCGCGCCACCTCGTGCGCCTGGTGGACGACCTGCTCGACGTGGCCCGCATTGCCCAGGGCAAGTTCGAACTGCGGCGCGAGCAGGTCGAGCTGGCGGCGCTGGTGACGCAGGCGGTGGAAACGGCGAGTCCATTGCTGGAAGAACGGCGGCACCGGCTGCGCCTCGACGTGCCGCCCGCCGGCATGGTGGTGGACGCCGACGCGATGCGCTTCGTGCAAGTGTTGTCGAACCTGCTGACGAATGCCGCCAAGTACACCAGCGATGGCGGCGACATCGCCCTGGAGGCGCGCCGCGCGGGCAACGAGGCGGTGATCCGCGTGACCGACAACGGCATCGGCATCTCGCGCGAGATGCTGCCGCAGCTGTTCGACAAGTTCGTGCAGGAGCGCCAGGCGCTGGACCGCTCGCGCGGCGGCCTGGGGCTGGGCCTGGCGATCGTGAAGAGCATCGTCATGCTGCATGGCGGCACGGTCACCGCCAGCAGTGCCGGTGCCGGCCGGGGCAGCGTGTTCGAGGTGCGCATGCCGCTGGCCGATGCCGTCATCGACCTGCCAGCGCCGCTGCCGGTGCCGGGCATGGCCGCCATCGCGGCGCCGGCGGCGGAGCACCTGGCGGCCGGACGCAGCCGGATCATGCTGGTGGACGACAACCCCAACGTGCTGGACGGACTGCGCGCCGTGCTCGAGCTGCGCGGGCACGCAGTGCACGCGGTATCCGATCCCGCCACCGCCTTGCGGCTGGCCGACAGCCTGGCGCCCGACCTGGCCATCCTCGATATCGGCTTGCCCGGCATGGATGGCTACGAACTGGCGGCCGAGTTGCGGAGCCGGCCGCACCTGCGCGACACGCGGCTGATCGCGCTCACGGCGTATGGCCAGCAGGCCGATCACCGGCGCGCCGTCGCGGCCGGATTTACCGCGCACCTGGCCAAGCCGGTCAGCCCGCGCGAGCTGCAGGCGCTGGTGGAGCAAGAGGTCCGGGTGTCGTAG